In Arthrobacter sp. B3I9, the following are encoded in one genomic region:
- a CDS encoding SSI family serine proteinase inhibitor translates to MFKQLSRAALVLTAVAGLAACNPGAAPSPSPSAPASASPSASSGTLAPDTETTAPAPSPSAAPLTAGPGQGNAELSIMVKPSENGAPSNFTLVCQNGVPAAESQHPNAATACTALKGNAAIVSPATKAPDQTCTQQYGGPQQATVSGVVDGKPVEASFSLSDGCQIAAWNAAKDVLGSTAGAV, encoded by the coding sequence ATGTTCAAGCAACTGAGCCGTGCCGCGTTGGTCCTTACGGCGGTGGCAGGACTTGCCGCCTGCAATCCCGGTGCGGCGCCGTCCCCCTCGCCTTCCGCCCCAGCAAGCGCCAGCCCTTCCGCGTCCTCGGGCACCCTCGCCCCGGACACGGAGACCACTGCCCCGGCGCCTTCGCCGTCGGCAGCGCCGCTGACTGCCGGCCCGGGCCAGGGCAACGCGGAACTCTCCATCATGGTCAAACCCTCCGAAAACGGCGCGCCTTCCAACTTCACGCTCGTCTGCCAGAACGGGGTCCCCGCCGCGGAAAGCCAGCACCCTAATGCCGCCACCGCCTGCACTGCCCTTAAGGGCAACGCGGCCATTGTCAGCCCGGCCACAAAGGCACCGGACCAGACCTGCACGCAGCAGTACGGCGGCCCGCAGCAGGCCACGGTCTCCGGCGTGGTGGACGGCAAGCCTGTCGAAGCGAGCTTCAGCCTGAGTGACGGCTGCCAGATTGCCGCCTGGAATGCCGCGAAGGACGTCCTTGGGTCAACTGCAGGGGCTGTCTGA